The Manihot esculenta cultivar AM560-2 chromosome 11, M.esculenta_v8, whole genome shotgun sequence genome includes a region encoding these proteins:
- the LOC122725131 gene encoding kinesin-like protein KIFC1 codes for METCWLVMMHQEQHGLFALAVIRIRIFSPPSFVQKPKSLMPVHGQLQAQTRNQHLTTMKLSRRIKSLQALIKEVASSEKVSRPSGKASSRASKPSSYSTKSAQPSSRGGLSSKSTEQVGQGAAHSTEEVSRGKFKSSAEDKETSGTGMEIILLGGQSPEVSGESAPAPVRTEPEGSEGIPAKTGGKRPASSGKSASSPVTGLFMEVDIRDRSLRESVDRRIEEARLEENISATSDARGNLVAAREQIQSLQVELHSALEALKKAEEKTAETAKHTSSLEDELSRTRNVLQEADERAATLEVRCRGVLEQLSSMTEALKERDEAVSQKAEVQRQFDALKADLEGLQTHLEEVKAQREMALARVQVLEQELSTSSDRIRDLTSSAEESEIAPTIESSGPKDSELPSVVAVNRNSEGVLIDASYVYSEALN; via the exons ATGGAAACTTGCTGGCTTGTTATGATGCATCAAGAACAGCATGGACTGTTCGCTTTGGCTGTTATCAGAATACGCATTTTCTCACCACCAAGCTTTGTACAGAAAC CAAAATCATTAATGCCAGTTCATGGCCAGCTGCAAGCCCAAACCAGAAATCAGCATTTGACAACCATGAAGCTAAGTCGAAGAATTAAGAGCCTACAGGCCTTGATCAAGGAG GTCGCTTCCTCCGAGAAGGTCAGCCGGCCTTCTGGtaaagcttcttctcgagcttccaagccgagctcttaCAGCACTAAATCAGCTCAGCCATCTAGCCGTGGTGGGTTGAGCTCAAAGTCTACTGAACAAGTGGGACAgggtgctgcccattctactgagGAGGTGTCAAGGGGAAAGTTTAAGTCCTCTGctgaagacaaggagacctctgggacggggatggagatcatcctcctagggGGTCAAAGTccagaggtttctggtgaaagtgcccctgcccctgtgaggactgaacctGAGGGTTCTGAGGGCATTCCAGCAAAGACCGGAGGCAAGCGCCCAGCCTCTTCTggaaaatctgcctcttctcct gtgacgggcctctttatggaggtggatatcCGTGATCGCTCCCTCCGGGAGTCCGTAGATCGTCGAATTGAAGAGGCACGTCTGGAGGAGAATATATCTGCCACCAGTGATGCGAGGGGCAATTTGGTAGCTgctcgggagcagatccagtccctccaggtggaaTTGCATTCTGCGTTGGAGGCCCTCAAAAAGGCTGAAGAGAAAACAGCCGAGACGGCAAAGCATACCTCGTCCTTAGAAGATGAGTTGTCTCGGACTCGTAATGTTCTCCAGGAGGCTGATGAGAGAGCAGCTACCTTGGAGGTTCGCTGTAGAGGAGTGCtagagcagctgtcctctatgacagagGCTCTCAAGGAGAGAGATGAGGCCGTTAGCCAGAAAGCTGAAGTCCAGCGCCAGTTTgatgccttaaaggctgatctcGAAGGACTTCAGACTCATCTGGAGGAAGTAAAGGCTCAAAGAGAGATGGCCTTAGCTCGGGTGCAGGTCCTTGAGCAAGAGTTGAGCACAAGCTCTGACCGTATCAGAGACTTGACTtcctcggctgaaga GTCAGAAATTGCCCCTACTATTGAGAGCTCTGGTCCAAAGGATTCCGAGCTTCCTTCAGTGGTGGCTGTAAATAGAAATAGTGAGGGTGTTCTtattgat GCTTCATATGTTTATTCAGAAGCTCTAAATTAA